A single region of the Marmota flaviventris isolate mMarFla1 chromosome 10, mMarFla1.hap1, whole genome shotgun sequence genome encodes:
- the Gjb3 gene encoding gap junction beta-3 protein produces the protein MDWKTFQGLLSGVNKYSTAFGRIWLSVVFVFRLLVYVVAAERVWGDEQKDFDCNTKQPGCTNVCYDYFFPISNIRLWALQLIFVTCPSLLVILHVAYREERERRHRQKHGDQCAKLYSNTGKKHGGLWWTYLFSLIFKLIIEFLFLYVLHTLWHGFGMPRLVQCVSVAPCPNTVDCYIARPTEKKVFTYFMVGASAVCIVLTTCEICYLIFHRVLRGLHKDKPTRSLPSSSSQASTCRCHHKLVEAGELGPNPDDDTLQASAPKLSPV, from the coding sequence ATGGACTGGAAGACGTTCCAGGGCCTTCTGAGTGGCGTGAACAAGTACTCCACAGCATTTGGGCGCATCTGGCTGTCAGTGGTATTCGTCTTCCGGTTGCTGGTGTACGTGGTGGCCGCAGAGCGCGTCTGGGGTGACGAGCAGAAGGACTTTGACTGCAACACCAAGCAGCCCGGCTGCACCAACGTGTGTTATGACTACTTCTTTCCCATCTCCAACATCCGCCTGTGGGCCCTGCAGCTCATCTTCGTCACCTGTCCCTCGCTGCTGGTCATCCTGCACGTCGCCTACCGGGAGGAGCGGGAGCGGCGGCACCGCCAGAAGCACGGGGACCAGTGTGCCAAGCTGTACAGCAACACCGGCAAGAAGCACGGGGGCCTGTGGTGGACCTACCTGTTCAGCCTCATCTTCAAGCTCATCATCGAGTTCCTCTTCCTGTACGTGCTGCACACGCTCTGGCATGGTTTCGGCATGCCGCGCCTGGTGCAGTGTGTCAGCGTGGCGCCCTGCCCCAACACTGTGGACTGCTACATCGCGCGGCCCACCGAGAAGAAGGTCTTCACCTACTTCATGGTGGGCGCCTCCGCTGTCTGCATCGTACTCACCACCTGTGAGATCTGCTACCTCATCTTCCACAGGGTCCTGCGAGGCTTGCACAAGGACAAACCCACAAGGAGCCTCCCATCCTCCAGCAGCCAGGCCTCCACCTGCCGCTGCCACCACAAGTTGGTGGAGGCTGGAGAGCTGGGTCCCAACCCAGATGATGACACGCTGCAGGCTTCGGCACCCAAACTGAGCCCCGTCTGA
- the Gja4 gene encoding gap junction alpha-4 protein, whose translation MGDWGFLEKLLDQVQEHSTVVGKIWLTVLFIFRILILGLAGESVWGDEQSDFQCNTAQPGCTNVCYDQAFPISHVRYWVLQFLFVSTPTLVYLGHVIYLSRREERLRQKEGELRALPVKDPHVERALAAVERQMAKISVAEDGRLRIRGALMGTYVASVLCKSMLEAGFLYGQWRLYGWTMEPVFVCQRAPCPHFVDCYVSRPTEKTIFIIFMLVVGVISLVLNLLELAYLLCRCLSRGIRAQQGRDTTPAQGTSSDPYPEQVFFYLPMGEGPSSPPCPTYNGLSSTEQNWANLTTEERLASSNPPPLFLDPPPQTGRKSPSRPSTCSSKKQYV comes from the coding sequence ATGGGTGACTGGGGCTTCCTTGAGAAGTTGCTAGACCAGGTCCAGGAGCACTCGACTGTGGTGGGCAAGATCTGGCTGACAGTGCTCTTCATCTTCCGCATCCTCATCCTGGGCCTGGCTGGAGAGTCAGTGTGGGGCGATGAGCAGTCAGATTTCCAGTGTAACACAGCCCAGCCGGGCTGCACCAACGTCTGCTACGACCAGGCCTTCCCCATCTCCCACGTGCGCTACTGGGTGCTGCAGTTCCTCTTTGTCAGCACGCCCACCCTGGTTTACCTGGGCCACGTCATTTACCTGTCCCGGAGAGAAGAACGGCTGCGGCAGAAGGAGGGTGAGCTGCGGGCCCTGCCAGTCAAGGACCCACACGTGGAGCGGGCTCTGGCAGCCGTAGAACGTCAGATGGCCAAGATCTCCGTGGCAGAGGATGGTCGCCTGCGGATCCGTGGGGCGCTGATGGGCACCTATGTGGCCAGCGTGCTGTGCAAGAGCATGCTAGAGGCAGGCTTTCTCTATGGCCAGTGGCGCCTTTATGGCTGGACCATGGAGCCTGTGTTTGTGTGCCAGCGTGCACCCTGTCCCCACTTCGTGGACTGCTACGTCTCCCGCCCCACGGAGAAGACCATCTTCATCATCTTCATGCTGGTGGTTGGAGTGATCTCCCTGGTGCTCAACCTGCTGGAGTTGGCGTACCTGCTGTGCCGCTGCCTCAGCCGGGGGATAAGGGCACAGCAAGGCCGGGACACAACCCCCGCCCAGGGCACCTCCTCAGACCCTTACCCTGAACAGGTGTTCTTCTACCTCCCCATGGGTGAGGGGCCCTCATCGCCACCATGCCCCACCTACAACGGGCTCTCGTCCACTGAGCAAAACTGGGCCAACTTGACCACCGAGGAAAGACTGGCTTCCTCCAACCCCCCGCCGCTCTTCCTGGACCCACCTCCCCAGACTGGAAGGAAATCCCCCAGTCGCCCCAGTACCTGTTCTTCCAAGAAACAGTATGTGTAG